The region CGATCATGGACGATTATTGGGCGGCGAAATGGTGTTATGATAACGGCCTTATTCAACAGGGCTATACAATGTTGCAGGAAGGAATCATTTCAGCGGTTTGCCGAGTAATGTGGAAAGATCTAACCGACTCCAAAAAGAAAGATAAAACTAGAGATAAGATTAAAAAATGGTTGCAAGGAAACCCTTCTAAAGAGTTACTTGAAAAAATACCAAATATATATAAATTCATTGATAATAAAGACGACCAATTATCCTTCAAAAAACTGACTGAATATCGTAACAGCATGAACCATGCCGGATGGAACACAAAAGACATTTTTAGGAAAGATGGTATTTCTCATGAAAAGTTCCATGAAAAGTTGGATGAGTTTCTTCAGTTTTTCCGCCCTCTGTTCGAAGAATTGGATCAACTCTATCAAGACCAGCAGGAAGGAGCGGCCACCCGATGACGCAGCGGGATTTGCTCACCGCGTCGGCCATTGAAACGGAAGGGTTTACCCTGGAAACCCTGACCCCTCTCTTTATGCACGGAAATCGCAAGAACCTGGAGGTCCGGGTCCCTTCCATCAAGGGGGTGCTCCGGTATTGGTGGCGCACTCTGCAGGATTCTCCTTCGAAAGAACTCATCAAACGGGAAACGGCCAAGTTCGGCGGAATTACGGGGGATCAGGGGTGCCGCTCCCCCGTCCGTTTCCGGCTGGAGCTATCCGAAACCAAAATGGACTCGTCCCCTCTTCTGCCCCATCGCACCAGTAAAAAAAGATATAGCCCCGCCATCGGCGCCCATCAATCCCTCCGCCTCCTCATGGTGCACCTGAAAAGGGATGCCGAATCCGCCGGTGAGGATGGATTGACCCTGAAGGAGGAGCATTCGCTGTACGTGCGTTGGATGCTCCTCCTGAGCGGCTTCGGCCAGCGGGCGAGGCGGGGGGCCGGGGCGGTCCAGTATGAAGGGTTTCAGTGGCGGACAAGCTCCGATATCCAGAACACCCTCCGCGATCTCCTCACCCGGTTGAAGCGGGACGATGCCTTTCAATTCCCCCCGCCGGAATCGGGATGCCTGCTGCGGCGGAAAGAAAAACCGCAAAGAATACATCCGCAAATCAACGCCGTATGGGTTGGGGAAC is a window of Planifilum fimeticola DNA encoding:
- the cmr1 gene encoding type III-B CRISPR module RAMP protein Cmr1, producing MTQRDLLTASAIETEGFTLETLTPLFMHGNRKNLEVRVPSIKGVLRYWWRTLQDSPSKELIKRETAKFGGITGDQGCRSPVRFRLELSETKMDSSPLLPHRTSKKRYSPAIGAHQSLRLLMVHLKRDAESAGEDGLTLKEEHSLYVRWMLLLSGFGQRARRGAGAVQYEGFQWRTSSDIQNTLRDLLTRLKRDDAFQFPPPESGCLLRRKEKPQRIHPQINAVWVGEPSLSAEKVRERISRAGHRANSGGGPLGSSKPRFASPLHCTVRRVGQGYVPVITEVTSRDMEKNHYRDARNRFLQILGVNV